From Bacteroidales bacterium, the proteins below share one genomic window:
- a CDS encoding histidine--tRNA ligase — protein MQKPSIPKGTRDFSPAEMVRRNYIFDSIRKVFQLYGYLPIETPAMENLSTLLGKYGEEGDKLLFRILNSGDFISEIDTADLEKKDSATLASKICEKGLRYDLTVPFARYVVQYRNDIAFPFKRYQIQPVWRADRPQKGRYREFYQCDVDVIGSDALLNEVELIQMIVDIFEILGISIAIKLNNRKILAGIAEIIGEADKMVDITVAIDKLEKIGLDKVNEELSLKGVSQDAITKLQPVLALSGNSAEKLSKLENELQPSETGLKGISEMRTILQFAGELLPDADVELDLTLARGLNYYTGAIIEVKAKDVKIGSICGGGRYDDLTGIFGMPGTSGVGISFGADRIYDVMNELNLFPSSDGISSQVLFVNFGDEEQHHCLKLIRKIRQAGINAELFPESAKMKKQLTYADKKQIPFVILIGKEEISRDVLSVKNMKTGEQTEMTVQDLIQRLHVH, from the coding sequence ATTCAAAAACCTTCAATACCTAAAGGAACAAGGGATTTTTCGCCTGCCGAAATGGTTCGGCGGAACTATATTTTCGACTCCATCAGAAAGGTTTTCCAACTCTATGGTTACCTGCCCATCGAAACGCCAGCCATGGAAAATCTTTCTACTTTGCTTGGTAAATATGGCGAAGAGGGGGATAAACTTCTGTTCAGAATCCTTAATTCGGGAGATTTCATCAGTGAAATAGACACTGCTGATTTAGAAAAAAAGGATTCGGCAACTCTGGCTTCTAAAATCTGTGAGAAAGGACTCCGTTATGACTTGACAGTGCCGTTTGCCCGTTATGTCGTTCAATATCGAAACGATATTGCTTTTCCTTTTAAGCGGTACCAGATTCAACCTGTCTGGCGTGCCGACCGGCCGCAAAAAGGACGATACCGCGAATTTTATCAATGCGATGTGGATGTGATCGGCAGTGATGCTTTGCTGAATGAAGTGGAATTGATCCAAATGATTGTCGATATTTTTGAGATACTTGGAATAAGCATAGCCATCAAGTTAAACAACCGTAAAATCCTGGCAGGTATTGCAGAGATTATCGGAGAAGCCGATAAAATGGTCGACATTACCGTTGCCATTGATAAACTTGAAAAAATCGGGTTGGATAAAGTGAATGAGGAGTTAAGCCTGAAAGGAGTGTCGCAGGATGCCATCACAAAATTGCAACCCGTGCTTGCCCTTAGCGGAAATTCTGCTGAGAAGTTATCAAAACTCGAAAATGAACTCCAGCCCAGCGAAACAGGACTTAAAGGTATCAGTGAGATGCGGACAATTCTTCAATTTGCAGGCGAACTGCTTCCTGATGCTGATGTGGAACTTGACCTTACCCTTGCACGTGGTTTGAATTATTACACCGGCGCCATTATCGAAGTCAAAGCAAAAGATGTGAAAATAGGTAGCATTTGTGGAGGAGGGCGTTACGACGACCTTACAGGAATTTTCGGTATGCCCGGCACTTCAGGTGTGGGAATTTCTTTTGGCGCCGACCGTATTTATGACGTGATGAACGAGCTAAATCTTTTCCCTTCTTCCGACGGTATTTCTTCACAGGTGTTGTTTGTGAATTTTGGTGATGAAGAACAACATCATTGTTTGAAATTAATCAGAAAAATCAGACAGGCAGGTATCAATGCGGAACTTTTTCCGGAGTCTGCCAAAATGAAAAAACAGTTGACTTATGCCGACAAAAAGCAGATACCATTTGTCATATTAATAGGTAAAGAGGAGATCAGCAGGGATGTACTTTCGGTTAAAAACATGAAAACAGGCGAACAAACTGAAATGACCGTTCAAGATCTCATCCAACGATTGCACGTTCATTAA
- the gcvP gene encoding aminomethyl-transferring glycine dehydrogenase has product MLTNNFALRHNGVSEKEMPEMLKMVGAGSLDQLIDETIPAKIRMKKPLNLPQGINEYEYISHLKALGSKNKLFKTYIGLGYYNTILPGVIQRNILENPGWYTSYTPYQAEISQGRLEALLNFQTMISDLTGLPIANASLLDEGTAAAEAMIMAFNSRSRDSVKAGANKFFVSNALFPQTIEVIKTRAFPLNIDLIFSDHTSFVFDLMVFGGIVQYPDQKGEIHDLTAFTQQAHAHGAFVAVAADLLSLALLTPPGEWGADIVVGSSQRFGVPMGYGGPHAAFFASKEEFKRNLPGRIIGVSVDANGDKALRMALQTREQHIKRERATSNICTAQALLAIMAGMYGVYHGPEGIKNIAAEVHHLAVTLSEGLEKLGYTQHNKFFFDTLSIEAVRGVSVEKIRNLALDQEMNFRYDDQWIGISLDETTSIQDVNQILEVFALAGGKPFQPVTKTLKSRIPADLHRESAFMTDRVFNRFHSETEMMRYMKKLENRDLALNRTMIPLGSCTMKLNAAAEMFALSWSEFNSLHPFVPAEQAAGYAELIQNLEKDLCEITGFAGISFQPNSGASGEYTGLLVIREYLKSTGQSHRTICLIPASAHGTNPASAVMAGMEVVVVKSDQDGNIDLVDLKEKAEKYKENLAALMITYPSTHGIFEQDVMDIIQVIHDNGGQVYMDGANMNAQVGLTNPGIIGADVCHLNLHKTFAIPHGGGGPGVGPIGVAKHLAPYLPAHHFVKTGGEKGITAVSSAPFGSALILPISYGYIKLLGGNGLVLATKIAILTANYLKDALKNHYKILYTGKNGRVGHEMIIDCNEFSKTAGIAVIDIAKRLMDYGFHAPTVAFPVHGTLMVEPTESEPLDELNRFVDAMISIRGEIDEIVQGKADNKNNVLKNAPHTACMVTSEDWNKPYSRSKAVFPIACSKADKYWPPVTRIDDAYGDRNLVCTCQSFMPGEV; this is encoded by the coding sequence ATGTTGACTAACAATTTTGCTTTAAGACACAATGGAGTATCGGAGAAGGAAATGCCTGAAATGTTGAAAATGGTAGGTGCAGGTAGTCTGGACCAATTAATTGATGAAACAATACCTGCAAAGATCAGGATGAAAAAGCCGTTGAACCTGCCTCAAGGGATTAATGAGTACGAATATATTTCCCATTTGAAAGCATTGGGATCGAAGAATAAATTGTTCAAAACCTATATTGGTCTCGGTTATTACAACACTATACTTCCGGGCGTTATTCAGCGAAATATTCTCGAGAATCCAGGTTGGTACACTTCATACACCCCTTACCAGGCCGAAATCTCGCAAGGCAGACTCGAGGCTTTACTGAATTTTCAGACCATGATCTCTGACCTCACCGGTCTTCCTATTGCCAATGCATCACTTCTTGACGAAGGCACTGCGGCGGCCGAGGCCATGATCATGGCATTTAACTCACGCTCGAGAGATTCGGTGAAAGCTGGCGCCAACAAGTTTTTTGTTTCGAACGCACTCTTCCCTCAAACCATTGAAGTCATCAAAACACGTGCATTTCCGCTAAACATTGATTTGATTTTTAGTGATCATACATCTTTCGTGTTTGACCTCATGGTGTTTGGTGGTATTGTTCAATATCCTGACCAAAAAGGTGAAATCCATGATTTGACCGCCTTTACTCAGCAGGCACATGCTCATGGAGCTTTTGTTGCTGTCGCAGCCGATTTGCTTAGCCTTGCACTATTAACTCCTCCGGGTGAATGGGGCGCCGACATTGTTGTCGGATCGAGTCAGCGGTTTGGCGTGCCTATGGGATATGGCGGTCCACATGCTGCTTTCTTTGCCTCTAAAGAGGAGTTTAAGCGCAACCTGCCGGGAAGAATCATCGGTGTTTCGGTGGACGCCAATGGTGACAAGGCATTGAGAATGGCATTACAGACCCGAGAACAACATATCAAGCGGGAGCGTGCTACCTCCAACATTTGCACAGCCCAGGCGCTTTTGGCTATCATGGCCGGTATGTATGGCGTTTATCATGGTCCGGAAGGTATTAAAAATATTGCTGCCGAAGTGCACCATCTTGCAGTGACCCTGAGTGAAGGGCTCGAAAAATTGGGGTACACACAGCACAACAAATTTTTCTTTGATACCCTGAGTATTGAGGCTGTTAGGGGAGTTTCGGTTGAAAAAATAAGAAATCTCGCTCTTGACCAGGAGATGAATTTCAGATATGATGATCAATGGATAGGAATAAGCCTTGATGAAACCACAAGCATTCAGGATGTTAACCAGATTCTTGAAGTTTTTGCCCTTGCCGGCGGGAAACCTTTCCAACCCGTGACGAAAACATTAAAAAGCCGCATCCCCGCTGACCTGCATCGGGAATCTGCGTTTATGACCGATAGGGTATTCAACCGTTTCCACTCCGAAACAGAGATGATGCGTTACATGAAAAAACTGGAAAATCGTGACCTGGCCTTAAACCGCACGATGATTCCGCTGGGTTCATGCACGATGAAACTCAATGCTGCAGCTGAGATGTTTGCTTTGTCATGGTCCGAGTTTAACAGCCTGCATCCTTTTGTACCTGCCGAGCAGGCTGCCGGGTATGCTGAATTGATACAAAATCTTGAAAAAGACCTTTGCGAAATCACCGGATTTGCCGGGATTTCATTTCAACCCAATTCGGGTGCTTCAGGGGAATACACGGGATTGCTTGTGATCAGGGAATACCTGAAAAGCACCGGCCAGTCACACCGTACCATTTGTCTCATTCCGGCCTCCGCTCACGGAACCAATCCTGCAAGTGCGGTGATGGCAGGTATGGAGGTGGTTGTTGTTAAGTCAGACCAGGATGGAAATATTGACCTTGTTGACCTGAAGGAAAAAGCTGAAAAATATAAGGAAAACCTGGCCGCTTTGATGATCACCTATCCCTCTACACACGGTATTTTTGAGCAGGATGTGATGGACATTATCCAGGTGATCCACGATAATGGCGGACAGGTATACATGGATGGCGCCAACATGAATGCCCAGGTAGGGCTGACCAATCCAGGAATTATCGGCGCTGATGTTTGTCATCTGAATCTTCACAAGACCTTTGCCATTCCGCATGGCGGCGGAGGCCCCGGTGTTGGTCCGATCGGTGTGGCAAAGCACCTTGCTCCATATTTGCCGGCACATCATTTTGTTAAAACCGGCGGAGAAAAGGGCATCACCGCCGTTTCTTCGGCGCCTTTTGGAAGTGCCCTGATTTTACCTATTTCTTACGGATACATAAAACTGCTTGGTGGTAATGGTTTAGTACTGGCCACCAAAATTGCCATTCTTACCGCCAACTATCTGAAAGATGCGCTAAAGAATCATTACAAAATCCTTTATACAGGCAAAAACGGTCGTGTTGGGCACGAGATGATTATTGATTGCAATGAATTCAGCAAAACTGCAGGAATAGCAGTGATAGATATCGCCAAGCGTTTGATGGATTATGGCTTCCATGCACCAACGGTTGCCTTTCCTGTTCATGGCACCTTAATGGTTGAACCGACTGAAAGTGAACCGCTCGATGAATTGAACCGATTTGTTGACGCCATGATCAGTATCAGGGGTGAAATTGATGAGATCGTCCAGGGCAAGGCAGACAATAAAAACAATGTGCTGAAAAACGCGCCACACACTGCCTGCATGGTCACTTCCGAAGATTGGAATAAACCCTACTCACGCTCCAAAGCTGTATTTCCTATTGCTTGCAGTAAAGCCGACAAGTACTGGCCACCGGTGACCCGTATTGATGATGCTTATGGAGACAGGAATTTGGTGTGCACCTGTCAAAGTTTTATGCCCGGTGAAGTGTAA
- a CDS encoding HD domain-containing protein: MENQPTDSPIIQTTIAFVKQHLAGGEGGHDWWHIYRVWKMARRIAVEEQANPLVVELAALLHDIADPKFHGGDEEIAPRLAADFLAGQGVDKNTIDHVVNIIRNMSFKSSLGQIEFHSKELEVVQDADRLDAIGAIGIARAFNYGGFKNRPLYDPEIKPKPNQTKEEYKKSDAPTINHFYEKLLLLKDKMNTATGKRIAEKRHHFILAYLERFYAEWNGIQ, from the coding sequence ATGGAAAACCAACCTACTGATTCACCCATCATTCAAACGACCATCGCCTTTGTCAAACAGCACCTTGCAGGGGGAGAAGGAGGCCATGACTGGTGGCATATTTACCGGGTGTGGAAGATGGCCAGAAGGATTGCGGTGGAAGAACAGGCCAACCCGTTGGTTGTTGAACTGGCCGCGCTGCTGCACGACATTGCTGATCCTAAATTTCACGGCGGTGACGAAGAAATCGCGCCGCGGCTTGCAGCAGATTTTTTAGCCGGACAAGGTGTGGACAAAAACACGATCGATCACGTCGTCAACATCATCCGGAATATGTCGTTCAAAAGCAGTCTGGGGCAAATTGAATTTCACTCCAAAGAACTTGAAGTGGTGCAGGATGCCGACAGGCTGGATGCCATCGGCGCCATTGGCATTGCCAGGGCGTTCAATTATGGCGGATTTAAAAACAGGCCACTTTACGATCCTGAAATCAAGCCAAAGCCCAATCAAACCAAAGAGGAATATAAAAAGTCAGATGCCCCTACAATCAATCATTTCTATGAAAAACTGCTCTTGTTAAAAGATAAGATGAACACTGCAACGGGTAAGCGCATTGCCGAAAAACGGCATCACTTTATCCTTGCATACCTTGAAAGATTTTATGCAGAGTGGAATGGAATTCAATGA
- the metG gene encoding methionine--tRNA ligase → MENKKHFKRHTITSALPYANGPLHIGHLAGVYVPADIYVRYLRSIGEEVVFIGGSDEHGVPITIKARQQGVSPQDIVNKYHKIMKDSFAGFGISFDIYSRTSNLIHHETSAGMFKKLYDDGKFIEKHTHQYFDEANQTFLSDRYITGTCPRCSFERAYGDQCENCGASLSPTDLINPKSALSGNVPLLKETKHWYLPLDEYTDWLKEWILEGHKDDWKVNVYGQVKSWIDHGLQPRAVTRDLDWGVKVPLPDTEGKVLYVWFDAPIGYISATREWAEQKGEDWEKWWKDPETRLIHFIGKDNIVFHCIIFPAMLKAEGSYILPENVPAFEFLNLEGEKISTSNNWAVWLHEYLVDFPGKQDVLRYVLTANAPETKDNDFTWKDFQTRNNSELLAIFGNFVNRTLVLTHKYFDGKVPEATSLNEDDLKAIEEIKQIPGRISHSIDSFRFREALAEMMNLARLGNKYLADNEPWKVIKTDVDRVKTVLNISLQICANLTIVAEPFLPFSAKKLASLLNFEELKWNFAGSAELLKTGHLINQPELLFDKIEDEIVEAQMQKLFDTRIENQNNAYQPNPSKETINYEEFAKMDIRTGTILQAERVPKTKKLMKLKIDTGIDQRTVVSGIAEYFEPEQIIGRKVSILVNLESKQLKGITSHGMILMAENPDGSLGFVAPPDNYVNGSEIK, encoded by the coding sequence ATGGAAAACAAGAAACATTTCAAACGGCATACCATCACATCGGCGCTGCCTTATGCCAACGGACCATTGCACATTGGCCACCTGGCGGGGGTTTATGTCCCGGCTGACATTTACGTGCGCTACCTGAGATCAATTGGTGAAGAGGTAGTTTTTATCGGCGGTTCAGACGAGCATGGAGTGCCGATCACCATTAAAGCGCGTCAGCAGGGCGTTTCGCCACAGGATATTGTGAACAAATATCACAAGATCATGAAAGATTCGTTTGCTGGGTTTGGAATCTCTTTTGATATTTATTCAAGAACTTCCAATCTGATACACCACGAAACTTCGGCCGGAATGTTCAAAAAATTGTACGACGACGGTAAGTTTATCGAAAAGCATACGCATCAATATTTTGATGAAGCCAACCAGACCTTCCTGTCCGATCGCTACATAACCGGAACCTGCCCCCGTTGCAGTTTTGAGCGGGCTTACGGCGACCAGTGTGAAAACTGCGGCGCCTCGCTCAGTCCGACTGACCTGATCAATCCTAAATCAGCATTGAGTGGAAACGTGCCGTTGCTCAAAGAAACCAAACACTGGTATCTACCACTGGATGAATATACTGACTGGTTGAAAGAGTGGATTCTCGAAGGTCACAAGGACGACTGGAAAGTGAATGTTTACGGCCAGGTGAAATCGTGGATTGACCATGGTCTGCAGCCCCGCGCCGTTACCCGCGATCTCGACTGGGGTGTGAAAGTGCCGCTCCCCGATACCGAAGGCAAGGTGCTCTATGTGTGGTTTGATGCCCCTATCGGCTACATTTCGGCCACCCGCGAATGGGCTGAACAAAAAGGTGAGGACTGGGAAAAATGGTGGAAAGACCCTGAAACACGGTTGATCCATTTTATCGGCAAGGACAATATTGTGTTCCATTGCATCATTTTCCCGGCGATGCTTAAGGCTGAAGGATCGTATATTTTGCCCGAAAACGTGCCTGCATTCGAGTTTCTTAATCTCGAAGGGGAGAAAATCTCCACTTCCAACAATTGGGCTGTATGGTTACACGAATACCTGGTTGATTTTCCCGGAAAGCAGGATGTACTCCGTTATGTGCTCACAGCCAACGCCCCCGAAACCAAAGACAACGACTTCACCTGGAAAGATTTCCAGACCCGTAATAACAGTGAGTTGCTGGCCATTTTTGGCAACTTTGTAAACCGGACATTGGTTTTGACGCATAAATATTTTGACGGAAAAGTGCCGGAAGCAACCAGTTTGAATGAGGATGACCTGAAAGCCATCGAAGAAATTAAACAGATCCCGGGGAGAATCAGTCACAGCATCGACAGTTTCCGATTCCGCGAAGCACTGGCTGAGATGATGAACCTCGCCCGCCTTGGCAATAAATACCTCGCTGACAACGAGCCCTGGAAAGTAATCAAAACTGATGTGGATCGGGTGAAAACCGTGCTGAACATCTCCCTACAGATTTGTGCTAATCTTACCATTGTTGCAGAGCCATTCCTGCCATTTTCAGCCAAAAAGCTGGCTTCACTGCTCAATTTTGAAGAATTGAAATGGAATTTCGCAGGAAGCGCCGAATTGCTCAAAACCGGTCATTTAATCAATCAGCCGGAATTATTGTTTGACAAGATCGAGGATGAGATCGTGGAAGCGCAAATGCAAAAACTTTTCGATACCCGCATAGAAAACCAGAACAACGCTTATCAGCCCAACCCGTCCAAAGAGACAATCAATTATGAGGAATTTGCCAAAATGGACATCCGCACCGGAACCATCCTCCAGGCCGAAAGGGTACCCAAAACCAAAAAGCTGATGAAACTTAAGATTGACACCGGTATTGACCAGCGCACTGTAGTTTCGGGAATTGCTGAATATTTTGAACCCGAACAGATCATTGGCCGCAAAGTAAGTATTCTGGTTAATCTTGAGTCAAAGCAACTCAAAGGCATTACTTCGCACGGGATGATCCTGATGGCTGAAAACCCTGATGGATCACTCGGATTCGTTGCACCGCCTGATAACTATGTGAACGGGAGTGAAATCAAGTAA
- a CDS encoding glutamine--tRNA ligase/YqeY domain fusion protein: MSTEEKNLTTPEAKASVNFIEAIINEDLKQGKNDTRVHTRFPPEPNGYLHIGHAKSILLNYGIAQKYNGKFNLRFDDTNPTKEEQEYVDSIMDDVHWLGADWEDRLFFASDYFDQLYEWSEKMIVEGKAYVDDQSAEVISEQRGHPTKPGIESPYRNRTPQENLDLFRRMKAGEYKNGEKVLRAKIDMASPNMHMRDPVMYRILHAHHHRTGNKWCIYPMYDWAHGESDYLEGITHSICTLEFEVHRPLYDWFVDQIQEAEYRPRQIEFARLNLTYTVMSKRKLLELVKDGYVNGWDDPRMPTISGLRRRGYTPESLRVFAEKVGVAKRDNVIDVALLEYSIREDLNRSSWRVMAVLNPVKLIITNYPDNQVEEMTTENNPENPDSGSRIIPFSKEIFIEREDFLIDPPKKFFRLAPGNEVRLKSAYIIKCESYKLDEQTGEVTEIYCTYDPESRSGDAGSGRKVKGTLHWVSAAHAVEGEVRLFDRLFKTENPEDVAEGEDYKVNLNPDSLKVLTNCKLEPSLANVKAGEKFQFQRIGYFSVDPDIKPGKPVFNRTVPLKDGWTKKD; the protein is encoded by the coding sequence ATGTCAACCGAAGAAAAAAATCTGACTACTCCTGAAGCAAAGGCATCGGTAAATTTTATCGAAGCCATTATTAATGAAGACCTTAAACAAGGGAAAAACGACACCAGGGTACACACCCGCTTTCCGCCTGAGCCCAATGGTTATCTCCATATCGGCCATGCCAAATCGATTTTGTTGAATTACGGTATTGCCCAGAAATACAACGGGAAATTTAACCTGCGCTTCGACGATACCAACCCTACCAAAGAGGAACAGGAGTATGTTGATTCCATCATGGATGATGTGCACTGGCTGGGCGCCGACTGGGAAGACCGGCTGTTTTTTGCTTCCGATTATTTCGATCAGTTGTACGAATGGTCTGAGAAAATGATTGTGGAAGGCAAAGCTTATGTTGATGATCAATCTGCTGAAGTAATCTCTGAGCAGCGGGGTCATCCCACAAAACCAGGAATTGAAAGTCCTTACAGAAACCGCACCCCTCAGGAAAATCTTGATTTATTCCGCAGGATGAAGGCAGGGGAATATAAAAACGGTGAAAAAGTGCTCAGGGCAAAGATTGATATGGCTTCACCCAACATGCACATGCGCGACCCGGTGATGTACCGGATTTTGCATGCTCACCATCATCGCACCGGCAACAAATGGTGTATCTATCCGATGTATGACTGGGCGCATGGCGAGTCCGACTACCTTGAAGGCATCACCCATTCCATCTGCACACTTGAGTTTGAAGTACACCGCCCGCTTTACGACTGGTTTGTGGATCAGATACAGGAGGCCGAATACCGTCCGCGGCAAATTGAATTTGCCCGACTCAACCTGACCTACACCGTGATGAGCAAGCGCAAACTGCTCGAACTGGTTAAGGACGGTTATGTAAACGGTTGGGATGACCCGCGTATGCCTACCATCTCAGGACTCCGCCGCAGAGGTTATACTCCGGAGTCGCTCAGGGTTTTTGCTGAAAAAGTTGGCGTGGCCAAACGCGATAATGTGATCGATGTGGCTCTGCTTGAATACAGCATCCGCGAAGACCTCAACAGATCTTCATGGCGCGTTATGGCTGTCCTTAACCCGGTTAAACTGATCATCACGAATTATCCCGATAACCAGGTGGAGGAAATGACCACTGAAAACAATCCTGAAAATCCTGATTCCGGCAGTCGTATCATTCCATTCTCCAAAGAAATATTTATCGAACGCGAAGACTTTCTTATCGACCCGCCAAAGAAATTTTTCCGGCTTGCCCCGGGTAATGAAGTCCGCCTGAAGAGTGCATACATTATCAAATGTGAAAGTTATAAGCTGGATGAACAAACCGGAGAAGTAACTGAAATTTACTGCACTTATGATCCCGAAAGCCGAAGTGGTGACGCAGGCAGTGGCCGCAAGGTAAAAGGTACCCTCCATTGGGTTTCTGCTGCTCATGCCGTGGAAGGAGAGGTAAGGCTGTTCGACCGACTTTTCAAGACGGAGAACCCTGAAGACGTGGCCGAAGGAGAGGATTATAAAGTGAATCTCAACCCGGATTCGCTGAAAGTGCTGACCAATTGCAAACTGGAACCCAGCCTGGCCAATGTAAAAGCCGGAGAAAAATTCCAATTTCAACGGATCGGTTATTTCAGCGTTGACCCCGATATAAAACCGGGTAAACCGGTATTTAACCGGACGGTACCCTTAAAAGACGGCTGGACGAAAAAGGATTAA